The DNA region GCGCCCTTCACCGAGATCAGCGCCGAGGAGTTCCGTCGGGTCACCGAGGTCACCTACCTCGGCTACGTCAACGCCACCCGGGCCGCACTGCGCCGGATGCTGCCGCGCGACCGGGGCACCATCGTGCAGGTCGGCTCCGCGATCGCCTACCGCGGCATCCCGCTGCAGACCGCCTACAGCGGCGCCAAGCACGCCATCCAGGGCTGGCACGAGGCGCTGCGCTGCGAGCTGCTGGCCAGCGGGTCGGGCGTACGGGTGACCATGGTGCAGTTGCCCGCGGTCAACACCCCGCAGTTCGACTGGGTGCTCAACCGGCTGCGCGGCCGGGCCCGGCCCGTCCCGCCCGTCCACCAGCCCGAACTGGCCGCCCGCGCCGTCCGCTACGCCGCCGACCACCCCGGGCGGCGCGAGTACTGGGTCGGCGGCAGCACCGCGGCCACCCTGGTCGCCAACGCGCTCGCCCCCGGTCTGCTCGACCGCTACCTCGCCCGCACCGGCATCGACTCCCAGCAGGACGACGGGCCGCGCCCCCCGGAGGAGCGGGCCAACCTCTGGGCCCCGGGCGACGCCTCCCATGACCACGGCGCCCACGGCCGCTTCGACGGCGAGGCCCGCGAACACAGCGCCCAGCTCTGGGCCTCCCAGCACCACGGCCTGCTCGCCGCCGGCGGCGCCGTCCTCGCCGGCGCCGCCGCCCGCGCGCTCGCGCGGGGACGGTGACCGAGGCCGCCCGCCGGCCTCGTGGGCCGCCATGGACCCGGCAACGGCGCTGCGCCGGATCGCCTTCCTACTGGAGTGGAACGACGCCTCGCCCTACCGGGTGCGGGCCTTCCACACCGCCGCCGACGCGGTCCGCGCCCTGCCGCCCGGGCCGGTGGACGCCGCACGCGCCCGCCGCCTGCCGGGCGTCGGGCCGGTCACCGCCGAGGTGATCGCCCAGGCCGCCGCCGGCACGACCCCGTCCTACCTCGCCCGGCTGGAGACCGCGGCCGGACCGGCCGCCCGGGCCGGCTGGGGCCTGCTCGCGGCCGCGCGGGGCGACTGCCACCTGCACTCCGACTGGTCCGACGGCGGCCACCCGATCGAGGAGATGGCCGAGGCCGCCCGCGCGCTCGGCCACCAATGGGCCGTCCTCACCGACCACTCGCCCCGGCTGACCATCGCCCACGGTCTCAGCCCCGAACGGCTCCGGCACCAGCTCGACGTGGTCGCGGCGTGCAACGCCCGCGACGGGTCCTTCCGGCTGCTGACCGGGATCGAGTGCGACATCCTCGAGGACGGCTCGCTCGACCAGGAACCCGGACTGCTCGGCCGGCTCGACGTGGTGGTGGCCTCGGTCCACTCCAAGCTGCGCGCGGACCCGGAACCGATGACGGCCAGGATGCTGGCGGCGGTCCGCAACCCGCGCACCAACATCCTCGGGCACTGCACCGGCCGGATCGTCACCGGCCGCGGCCGGCCGCCCTCCCGCTTCGACGCCGAGGCGGTGTTCGCCGCCTGCGCCGCCGCCGGGACGGCGGTGGAGATCAACTGCCGCCCCGAACGCCGCGACCCGCCCGACGACCTGCTGCGCCTGGCCGCCGACGTGGGCTGCCTGTTCGCCGTCGACACCGACGCCCACGCCCCCGAACAACTCCACTGGCTCACCTCCGGCTACGCCCGTGCGGCCCGCTTCGGCCTCCCGCCCGAACGGCTGGTCACCACCTGGCCGCGCGAACGGCTGCTCGCCTGGGCCCGTCCGGCCGCCGGCTGATCACCCCTCAGCGCCGATGCGCTGGCCACCCCGGGGTTTGCGCGCGGACCGGCCGGACACACGCGCCGACGTCGGACTTCCCGGAGCGAGGAGGGCGCGGGCGATGGGTGTGCTGGCCGGACGGACGGCGCTGGTGACCGGCTCCTCCCGGGGGCTGGGGCTGTTGATCGCGGGGGAACTGGCCGAGCGGGGCTGCGCCGTGATGCTGTGCGGCCGGGACGAACCGGCGCTGGAGCGGGCGCTGCGGCAGCTGCGCGGACGGCCGGGCGAGGTGGCCGCGACGGCCTGCGACCTGATGGATCCGGAGGCGCCCGGGCGACTGCTCGCGGCCGTGCGGGAGCGTTTCGGCGCCGAGGTGGACCTGTTGGTCAACAACGCCGGCCTGATCCAGGTCGGTCCGGCCTCGGCGATGCAGGAGCAGGACTTCCGGCGGGCGCACGAGCTGATGACGATGGCACCGCTGCGGCTGGTCCAGGCGGTACTGCCCTCGATGCGGGCCCGCGGCGCGGGCTCGATCGTCATGATCAGCTCGATCGGCGGCCGGATCCCGGCTCCGCATCTGCTGCCGTACGTGACCGCCAAGTTCGCGCTGACCGGTCTCTCGGAGGGGCTGGCAGCGGAGCTGGCGCAGTACGGCATCCGCGTCACCACCGTGCTGCCGGGGCTGATGCGTACGGGCTCGCACACGGCCGCCGAGTTCGCCGGGCAGGCGGCCAGCGAGTACGCCTGGTTCGCCACCGCCGCGTCCCTGCCGCTGGTGTCGATGGACGCCGGGCGGGCCGCGCGGCGGATCGTCCGGGCGGTCGAGAACGGGCGGCGCGAGCTGGTGCTGACGCCGCCGGCCAAGGCCGCCGTACTCGCCCACGGCGTGGCACCCGCCACCACCAACCGACTGCTCAGCCTGGCCGCGCGGCTGCTGCCGTCAGCCGGCGGTGCCCCGGAGCACGGCGTGCCGGGGCTACGGGCCGCCGCCCGGCATCCGCGCGGTGGCCCGGTCCACCGGCTCACCACCCTCGGACGCCGGGCGGGGCGGGCCCACAACGAGCCCACGGCGTCCTGAAGAGGTCACCAGCCAGGCCCGGGGCGGTACCACGGGCACCGGGACACCACCGCTCGCGCTCGACGGCGGACGGCCGTACCGGCTGGCCCATCCGGACGGCCCGGTGGTCCTCATCGGTCCGCACGGACGGGCTGCCCCGGGTCTTCCCGCCCATGCCGACCCTGCCGAGGACTGAGCCCGACGGAGGGTTGGTGGCCGCCGACTCGTGTGGAAGCCCGTGTCCCGGGCACACGCGGCGCTGGGACTATGACCCGGCCCCGCCATCGGACGGACGAGAGGAGCCCACCCCATGGGTACCGAGGAGAAGCTGCGCAACATCGCCGAGAAGGGCCAGGGAAAGGCCAAGGAAGCCGCCGGGAAGGCCCTGGACGACCCGGTCGTCACGGCCAAGGGCCGGGGCAAGCAGATGAAGAGCGACCTCAAGCAGGCCGGCGAGAAGATCAAGGACGTCGGGAAGGACTGAGTCCGGGGTACCGGGCGGCCGTCGGCCCGGCCGGAGCGAGCACCAGCGTGGAGCCGCGACGTCCGCGTGGCCGACCGGCCGCCCAGCCGACCGGCCGCCCGGTACCGCTCCGAGGAGGCGAACGCGATGAGCACCATGCGCAACCCCGTGCCGAAGGACCCGCCGGAGCCGGTCGAGACACCGGAGTCCCGGATGACCGGTGAGGGTAGTCCGCCACCGGCACACGAAGAGGAGAAGGGGCCGCAGGACGGCCCGGAGTTCGAGGTGACGGAGCCGGCCCACGAGCCGAAGCCGAAGCAGCACCAGCAGTAGCAGTCGCACGGCCGCACGGGCCGGGCCGATCATCGGAGCTTTCCGGCCCGCCGTCCGGCGAACGGGTGGTCCGGCGCGGCGATCGCGCGTGCTGCGGCGTTGCGTGCGGGACGCGTGCGCCGACCGGACGGTACACCTGGGGGCCGCCCGCCGCGGTGGCGGGCGAGGTGACGACCCACTCGGGGGTGGTGCGATGCGGACGGCGCTCGAACTCCTGCTCTGGTGGGGGGTGTTGCTGTTGCTGAACATCGTGCTGATCAGCTCGGTGCCACCGCTGGAGGTCGCGGTGGGCGGCGGTGTGGCGCTCCTCGGGGCGATGGGTGCGGTGGCCGTCCGACGCGCGTCCGGAGCGACTGTCGGCGGAGCGGCCCGGTTGGCGCGGGCGCTGTGGGCGTTCCCGTGGACCCTGCTGGCCGACACCGGCCGGCTGGCGCTCGCCGTGCTCTCACCCGGCCGCCGGCACGGCGGGTTCCGCACCGTGCGGCTCGCCCCCGGCACCGGGGCGGCCTGGGGCGCGGCGCTGCTGTCCGCGACGCCCGGAGCGTTCGCGGTGGAGAGCCGGGACGGCGAGCTGACCGTCCACACCCTGGGCGATGAACTCTCCGCGCTGGAGCGGGCGTTGACCGGAGCCGGGGAGTGAACGCCTGGCTGCTCGCGGCGGCCCTGCTGGCCACCGGCGGGGTCGGCCCCTGCCTGCTGCTCGGCCTGCGCGGCTCACCCCAGCAGCGGCTGGCCGGGCTCAACCTCGCCGCGACGACCACCTCCGTCGTCCTGCTGCTGCTCGCCCAGGGGTTCAGCCGCACCTCGTACACCGACCTGGCGCTGGACCTCGCGGTGCTGGCGCCCGCCGGAACGCTGGTCTTCACCCGCTTCCTGGCCGGGAGGCAGCGGTGACGCCCCGGCACACCCTCGCGCTGGTCCTGCTGGTGGCCGGCACCACCGCGCTGCTGCTCGCCGCCCTCGCCCTCGCCGTGCTGCCCGGCCCCTACTTGCGGCTGCACGCCCTCTCCCCCGCCGCCACCCTCGGCGCGCCGCTGGTCGCGCTCGCCCTCGCGGTGGACACCGGGCCGGGACGGGCGGCCGTCAAGCTGCTGGTGATCGGCCTGCTGCTGGCTGTCGGCGGCACCGTCACCACGATGGCCGTCGCACGCGCCACCGTGCGCGGCCAGCGGGAGACGGCCCAGCGGGAGGCCCAGCGGTGACCAACGCCCTGACCCTGATCGCCCTGCTGCTCACCGCCGTCACCGCGACCGCCGCCGCGCTCACCCGCGACCCGGTCCGGCAGGCCGCCGTCCTCGCCCTGCTCGGGCTCTGCCTCGCCCTGCTGTTCACCGTGCTCCAGGCGCCCGACGTCGCGCTCTCCCAGCTCGGCGTCGGCAGCGCGATCACCCCGCTGCTGATCCTGCTGACCGTCCGCCGGGTGCGCCGCCAGGAGCACTCGGAAGAATCCTCGGACCGCACCGAGTGAGCCGCACCACCCGGCTGGGGCTGTTCCTGACCGCCGCCACCATCCTCGCCGCCGCCCTGATCACCGCCGCGACCGAGCTGCCCGGCTTCGGCGGCAGTCGACACCCGTACGGCGAACGGGCGGTGGCGGCCGGGCTGGCCCGGCGGACGGCCAACATCGTCACCTCCGTCAACTTCGACCAGCGGGCCTTCGACACCCTCGGCGAGGAGTCCATCCTGTTCGGCTCGGTGCTCGGCGCCGGCATGCTGCTGCGGCTGGCCCGGGACGAGCGCAAGCGCCGCGCCGCCGCCGAACCCGTACTGCCCACCACCCGGCTGTTCGGCGCCACCCTGCTGCCGGTCACCCTGCTGGTCGGCGGATACCTCGTCGCCCACGGCCAGTTGAGCCCCGGCGGCGGCTTCCAGGGCGGCGTCGCAGTGGCCACCGCCCTGCACCTGGCCTACGTCGCCGCCGACTACCTGGTGCTCAAGCGGGTCCGCCCGCTGGCCGTGCTGGACGTGGCGGACGCGATCGCGGCCGGCAGCTACGCCGCGCTCGGACTGATCGGCCTCGCCCAGGGCGCCGGTTACCTCGCCAACACCCTGCCGCTCGGCACCTTCAACCAGCTGTCCTCCAGCGGACTGGTGGCGGTGATCAACGCCGCCGTCGGGGTCGAGGTCGCCTCGGGCGTGGTGGTCCTGCTGGCGCACTTCCTGGACCAGGCGGTCGAGATCGTCCCTCGCGGGGAGCGTCAGTGAGCGAGCGAACCATCAAGAGGTGCGCATTTCGCGAAGCGACCGCCGAGCGAAGCGAGGCGGGCGCATGAGCGAGCGGAGCGAGCGAACCATCAAGAGGTGCGCATTTCGCGAAGCGACCGCCGAGCGAAGCGAGGCGGGCGCATGAGCTACTTCCCCTACCTGGCCGCCGGCTGGATCCTGCTCGCCGGACTGTACGGCCTTGTGACCAGCCGCAACCTGGTGCAGGCGGTCGGCTGCCTGGCCGTCGCCCAGTCCTCCACCTACGTGCTGCTGCTCGCCATCGGCTACCGAGGCAACGGCGCCACCGCGCCGGTCTTCTCCGACCTGCCGACCGACGCGCCGGTGGTCGACCCGGTGGTCCAGGCGCTCGTTCTGACCGACATCGTGGTCGGGGCGACCGTCACCGCGCTGCTGCTGTCCCTGGTCATCCAACTGCGCAAGCGGCACGGCACGGTGGACCCGGAGGACCTGACCGGGCTGCGCGGGTGAGGCGCCGGTGAGCACCCCTGATCCGCTGGGCACCGCCGACCTGCTGCCGCTGGCCGTCGCCATTCCGCTGCTCGGCGCCGCCGTGCTGGCCGTCGCCGGCCGCCGGCTGCCCCGCCCGGGCCGCGACGCGCTGGCCGCCGTCTGGGCCGCCGCCGACGTGGCCTGCCTGGCCCTGTTGTGGGCGCGGACCGCACCGGACGGCCGGGCGGTGTCCTGGCTCGGCGGCTGGACCCCGCGCGGCGGCCACAGCGTCGGCATCGTGCTGGTCGCCGACCGCCTCGGCACCGGCCTCGCCCTGCTCGTGGCCGTGCTCGTCCTCGCGGTGGTCTGCTACGCCTGGCGCTACTTCGACGAGCCCTCCGGTGAACACGGCGGGGTCTTCCCCGCCCTGCTGCTGCTCTTCGAGGCCGGGATGTGCGGCTTCGCGCTCACCGGGGACCTCTTCGACGCCTTCGTCTTCTTCGAGCTGATGGGCGCCGTCGCCTACGCGCTGACCGGCTACCGGATCGAGGACCCGCGTCCGCTGCACGGCGCGCTCGCCTTCGGGCTGGTCAACTCGGCCGCCGCGTACCTCTCGCTGCTCGGCATCGGCCTGCTCTACGCCCGGACCGGCGAACTCGGCCTCGCCCAGATCGGCGCCGCGCTGGACCAGCGCGCCGCCGCGGGGCACGGCCGGGACGCCCTGGTCGTCGTCGCGTTCGTCCTGGTCCTGGCCGGTCCGCTGGTGAAGGCCGCGTCGGCGCCCTTCCACTTCTGGCTGCCGGACGCCCACGCGGTGGCGCCCAGCCCGGTGTGCATGCTGCTGTCCGGGGTGATGGTCGAACTGGGCGTCTACGGGGTGGCGCGGATCCACCGCGTGGTCTTCGCCGGGGCGGGCGGCCTGCCCGACGCCGTGGTCCGCGACACCCTGCTCGCCGCGGGCGTGCTGACGGCGCTGGTCGGCGCCGTGATGTGCTGGCAGCAGCGC from Kitasatospora cathayae includes:
- a CDS encoding SDR family oxidoreductase; protein product: MRIRTRSKPRTVVITGATAGVGRACVRAFATDGDQLVLIARGIAGLRAASAEAQTAGSPVRTILADVSDPEACEAAAARAEAEFGPIDVWVNDAFVSVFAPFTEISAEEFRRVTEVTYLGYVNATRAALRRMLPRDRGTIVQVGSAIAYRGIPLQTAYSGAKHAIQGWHEALRCELLASGSGVRVTMVQLPAVNTPQFDWVLNRLRGRARPVPPVHQPELAARAVRYAADHPGRREYWVGGSTAATLVANALAPGLLDRYLARTGIDSQQDDGPRPPEERANLWAPGDASHDHGAHGRFDGEAREHSAQLWASQHHGLLAAGGAVLAGAAARALARGR
- a CDS encoding PHP domain-containing protein, which codes for MDPATALRRIAFLLEWNDASPYRVRAFHTAADAVRALPPGPVDAARARRLPGVGPVTAEVIAQAAAGTTPSYLARLETAAGPAARAGWGLLAAARGDCHLHSDWSDGGHPIEEMAEAARALGHQWAVLTDHSPRLTIAHGLSPERLRHQLDVVAACNARDGSFRLLTGIECDILEDGSLDQEPGLLGRLDVVVASVHSKLRADPEPMTARMLAAVRNPRTNILGHCTGRIVTGRGRPPSRFDAEAVFAACAAAGTAVEINCRPERRDPPDDLLRLAADVGCLFAVDTDAHAPEQLHWLTSGYARAARFGLPPERLVTTWPRERLLAWARPAAG
- a CDS encoding SDR family NAD(P)-dependent oxidoreductase is translated as MGVLAGRTALVTGSSRGLGLLIAGELAERGCAVMLCGRDEPALERALRQLRGRPGEVAATACDLMDPEAPGRLLAAVRERFGAEVDLLVNNAGLIQVGPASAMQEQDFRRAHELMTMAPLRLVQAVLPSMRARGAGSIVMISSIGGRIPAPHLLPYVTAKFALTGLSEGLAAELAQYGIRVTTVLPGLMRTGSHTAAEFAGQAASEYAWFATAASLPLVSMDAGRAARRIVRAVENGRRELVLTPPAKAAVLAHGVAPATTNRLLSLAARLLPSAGGAPEHGVPGLRAAARHPRGGPVHRLTTLGRRAGRAHNEPTAS
- a CDS encoding CsbD family protein gives rise to the protein MGTEEKLRNIAEKGQGKAKEAAGKALDDPVVTAKGRGKQMKSDLKQAGEKIKDVGKD
- a CDS encoding Na+/H+ antiporter subunit E, with protein sequence MRTALELLLWWGVLLLLNIVLISSVPPLEVAVGGGVALLGAMGAVAVRRASGATVGGAARLARALWAFPWTLLADTGRLALAVLSPGRRHGGFRTVRLAPGTGAAWGAALLSATPGAFAVESRDGELTVHTLGDELSALERALTGAGE
- a CDS encoding monovalent cation/H+ antiporter complex subunit F; its protein translation is MNAWLLAAALLATGGVGPCLLLGLRGSPQQRLAGLNLAATTTSVVLLLLAQGFSRTSYTDLALDLAVLAPAGTLVFTRFLAGRQR
- a CDS encoding cation:proton antiporter; the encoded protein is MTPRHTLALVLLVAGTTALLLAALALAVLPGPYLRLHALSPAATLGAPLVALALAVDTGPGRAAVKLLVIGLLLAVGGTVTTMAVARATVRGQRETAQREAQR
- a CDS encoding Na(+)/H(+) antiporter subunit B; the encoded protein is MTNALTLIALLLTAVTATAAALTRDPVRQAAVLALLGLCLALLFTVLQAPDVALSQLGVGSAITPLLILLTVRRVRRQEHSEESSDRTE
- a CDS encoding MnhB domain-containing protein codes for the protein MSRTTRLGLFLTAATILAAALITAATELPGFGGSRHPYGERAVAAGLARRTANIVTSVNFDQRAFDTLGEESILFGSVLGAGMLLRLARDERKRRAAAEPVLPTTRLFGATLLPVTLLVGGYLVAHGQLSPGGGFQGGVAVATALHLAYVAADYLVLKRVRPLAVLDVADAIAAGSYAALGLIGLAQGAGYLANTLPLGTFNQLSSSGLVAVINAAVGVEVASGVVVLLAHFLDQAVEIVPRGERQ
- a CDS encoding sodium:proton antiporter; translation: MSYFPYLAAGWILLAGLYGLVTSRNLVQAVGCLAVAQSSTYVLLLAIGYRGNGATAPVFSDLPTDAPVVDPVVQALVLTDIVVGATVTALLLSLVIQLRKRHGTVDPEDLTGLRG
- a CDS encoding complex I subunit 5 family protein, whose translation is MSTPDPLGTADLLPLAVAIPLLGAAVLAVAGRRLPRPGRDALAAVWAAADVACLALLWARTAPDGRAVSWLGGWTPRGGHSVGIVLVADRLGTGLALLVAVLVLAVVCYAWRYFDEPSGEHGGVFPALLLLFEAGMCGFALTGDLFDAFVFFELMGAVAYALTGYRIEDPRPLHGALAFGLVNSAAAYLSLLGIGLLYARTGELGLAQIGAALDQRAAAGHGRDALVVVAFVLVLAGPLVKAASAPFHFWLPDAHAVAPSPVCMLLSGVMVELGVYGVARIHRVVFAGAGGLPDAVVRDTLLAAGVLTALVGAVMCWQQRHLKRMLAFSTVGHVGLFLIGAALLEPAGLTGAAVYVAGHAGAKAALFGLTGVLLDRYGSVDEHGLHGRARELRLIGLLFVLGALALAGLPPFGTGLGKAVTEEAAGHWGGWLPVVFVLVSALTGGAVLRAGLRVFGGLGAPPSEHPEVAATTGEGEEPEIREPGRRPPAPMLLVPALLLVGCLAVGVVPGVGRALAAAATAFTDRAGYLTETLGGPGGPAPAAPEAWWTASGIGLGLLSTLLAVGFATAAIRRDPRRGTGGLYRATVLPLRRLHSGLLGDYVAWLAVGLAALLIALTAQL